The following coding sequences are from one Prochlorococcus marinus CUG1438 window:
- a CDS encoding HEAT repeat domain-containing protein: MTNNKDPKKDSLAEIAVDPDVLAKELALELEIDPLEQIDEDAFSKGLNITQECNQALKMLKGNREERIQGLRIFCEYRDQRSFPFLLPLLDQSCPVERMSAVYALGRNPCPSAVKKLVSLLETDDNAYVRRATAWSLANYDDQIVLKPLINALKNDVAAVRLWSSSSLAEIGNVSLENAQLAAEQLLVSLKIDNESGVRSNCIWSLCRLYEKLDNSFQENFIDECTKIALFDKEPSVMEEAKTALDSMGMQGFYN; encoded by the coding sequence ATGACAAATAATAAGGATCCTAAGAAAGATAGCCTAGCCGAAATAGCTGTTGACCCTGATGTTTTGGCAAAAGAATTAGCTTTAGAGCTTGAAATAGATCCTTTAGAACAAATTGATGAGGATGCTTTTTCAAAAGGTTTAAATATAACTCAAGAATGCAATCAAGCTTTGAAAATGCTTAAAGGTAACAGAGAAGAAAGAATACAGGGATTAAGAATATTTTGTGAATATAGAGATCAAAGATCATTCCCTTTTTTATTGCCATTACTTGATCAATCTTGTCCTGTTGAAAGAATGAGTGCGGTATATGCTCTAGGCCGTAATCCATGTCCTAGTGCAGTAAAAAAACTTGTTAGTCTTTTGGAGACTGATGATAATGCCTATGTAAGGAGAGCGACTGCATGGAGTCTAGCTAACTATGATGATCAGATTGTTTTAAAGCCATTAATAAATGCTTTGAAGAATGATGTTGCTGCAGTAAGGTTATGGTCATCAAGTTCGTTAGCCGAAATTGGTAATGTTTCTTTGGAAAACGCTCAATTAGCAGCAGAACAACTTTTAGTAAGCTTAAAGATAGATAACGAATCGGGCGTGAGGAGTAATTGTATTTGGTCATTATGTAGATTGTATGAAAAATTGGACAACTCATTTCAAGAAAATTTTATTGATGAATGTACAAAGATAGCCCTTTTTGATAAAGAACCCTCTGTTATGGAAGAAGCAAAAACTGCTTTAGATTCCATGGGAATGCAAGGTTTTTATAATTAA
- a CDS encoding DUF2997 domain-containing protein: MPQKTLRFKIHQDGRVEETVEGFNGDSCNEATKNLEEALGKVTVKNKTSDAFISIQNENLKQLNNESNVTF; the protein is encoded by the coding sequence ATGCCTCAAAAAACTTTGAGATTCAAAATTCATCAAGACGGAAGAGTTGAAGAGACTGTTGAGGGGTTTAATGGAGATTCATGTAATGAAGCTACAAAAAATCTCGAAGAAGCACTTGGTAAAGTAACAGTTAAAAATAAAACATCTGATGCTTTCATCTCTATTCAAAACGAAAATTTAAAACAATTAAACAACGAATCTAATGTCACATTTTAG
- a CDS encoding DUF1257 domain-containing protein, protein MSHFSTIKTHLKEAEPLIKALSSLGYNVNQEEKFIRGYRGILTDVDISMNLPGDTKVGFKWNNNSSSYELVADLDLWKFELPVERFISKVTQMYAYQTIISTTKNDGYQLVEQKNKNDGSIELVLTKWDN, encoded by the coding sequence ATGTCACATTTTAGTACCATTAAAACCCATCTTAAAGAAGCTGAGCCTTTAATTAAAGCTTTAAGCTCGCTTGGCTATAACGTTAACCAAGAAGAAAAGTTTATCAGAGGTTATAGAGGCATACTTACCGATGTTGATATAAGTATGAATTTGCCTGGGGATACTAAAGTAGGATTTAAATGGAACAATAATTCTAGCTCATATGAATTAGTAGCTGATCTAGATCTATGGAAATTTGAACTACCGGTAGAAAGATTTATTTCTAAAGTTACTCAAATGTATGCTTATCAAACTATTATTTCCACAACAAAAAATGATGGTTATCAACTCGTAGAACAAAAAAATAAAAATGATGGCTCTATAGAGTTGGTTTTAACTAAGTGGGATAATTAA
- a CDS encoding ferredoxin has product MDFTDPFNNAEENIEITGWEPVLGGQLADKAVWVDEAKCIGCKYCVHVASNTFIVDEFHGRSRAIRQDGDSVDVIQEAIDTCPVDCIHWVKFEELDNLENSLNRDMFQTFGKPPRMNKY; this is encoded by the coding sequence ATGGATTTCACCGATCCATTTAATAATGCTGAAGAAAATATAGAAATTACAGGTTGGGAACCAGTTCTTGGTGGTCAGTTAGCCGACAAAGCTGTATGGGTTGATGAAGCTAAATGTATTGGGTGTAAATACTGTGTACACGTTGCTTCGAATACTTTCATAGTTGATGAATTTCATGGCAGAAGTCGAGCAATTAGACAAGATGGAGATAGTGTTGATGTTATACAAGAAGCAATAGATACCTGCCCTGTTGATTGCATTCACTGGGTCAAGTTTGAAGAATTGGATAATTTAGAAAATAGCCTCAATAGGGATATGTTTCAAACATTTGGAAAACCGCCAAGAATGAATAAATATTGA